A genomic region of Bacteroidales bacterium contains the following coding sequences:
- a CDS encoding PKD domain-containing protein: MKLIKLLSAFLILTIVILTTCKKPEETPKPTACFDMSTTEAAVNEQIIFTNCSENAELYLWNFGDGISSPEKDPTHTYTEAGNYTISLLAKNGDNYDQATKSITIISISSLSTGSVSNITTTTVSITGNISDLAGNTITQHGHCWSTNQNPTTDLSTKTTLGARTTTGDFTSNLTNLSPSTTYYVRAYVTINTGTIYGNQVQFTSSQSAGLPTVTTTAIISITSNSAVSGGNVTSDGGATVTAKGVCWSTNSNPTVSDNLTNDGSGTGTFVSNITGLTANTTYYVRAYATNSTGTGYGSEVSFTTSSSGLADLVGTWYGIDVDDGTGYHDYPSQMVTAIIDEQLGIIGLGFGWMTDFWGEKIIDSVFVEIEVNWDNGTVTIPEQYYITTLYDSTEYPYNIYGSGTFDDSGTYPTMTIEYELNQEGFYCAGWCYNYGYLSTPLFVANLTLDPDGKWILSSNTQINFEKPVR, encoded by the coding sequence ATGAAACTTATAAAATTATTATCAGCATTTTTAATTTTAACAATTGTAATATTAACTACTTGTAAAAAACCTGAAGAAACGCCTAAGCCAACGGCATGCTTCGATATGTCAACAACGGAAGCTGCTGTAAATGAGCAAATTATTTTTACAAATTGTTCTGAAAATGCAGAATTGTATTTGTGGAATTTTGGAGACGGTATTTCTTCGCCAGAAAAAGATCCTACTCATACTTATACTGAAGCTGGAAATTATACAATAAGTTTGCTGGCAAAGAATGGAGATAATTATGATCAAGCCACAAAATCAATCACTATTATAAGTATTTCTTCGTTATCAACGGGTAGTGTATCAAATATTACGACCACAACCGTCTCAATAACAGGTAATATATCAGATCTTGCAGGAAATACTATTACTCAGCATGGGCATTGCTGGTCAACAAATCAAAATCCAACAACAGATTTATCAACAAAAACTACACTTGGTGCAAGAACAACTACAGGGGATTTTACAAGTAATTTAACAAACCTTTCTCCGTCAACCACTTACTATGTAAGAGCTTATGTAACAATTAATACAGGAACTATTTATGGCAATCAGGTGCAATTTACCAGCTCTCAAAGTGCAGGATTACCAACAGTAACAACTACAGCTATAATTTCAATTACTTCAAATTCTGCAGTAAGCGGAGGAAATGTTACATCCGATGGCGGAGCAACAGTAACAGCAAAAGGTGTTTGCTGGAGTACAAATTCAAACCCAACTGTTTCCGACAATTTAACTAATGATGGTTCAGGAACAGGAACATTTGTTTCAAATATTACAGGATTGACAGCAAACACAACATATTATGTAAGAGCTTATGCAACAAACAGTACAGGTACAGGATATGGCAGTGAAGTTAGTTTTACAACTTCTTCCAGCGGACTTGCTGATCTTGTTGGAACATGGTATGGAATAGATGTTGATGATGGAACAGGATATCATGATTATCCAAGCCAGATGGTTACTGCAATAATAGACGAGCAGCTTGGAATAATAGGTTTAGGTTTTGGCTGGATGACTGATTTTTGGGGTGAAAAAATCATTGATAGTGTTTTTGTAGAAATAGAGGTTAATTGGGATAATGGGACTGTAACCATTCCTGAACAATATTATATTACTACACTTTATGATAGCACAGAATACCCCTATAATATTTATGGTTCAGGAACATTCGATGACAGCGGTACATATCCTACAATGACAATTGAGTATGAGTTAAATCAGGAAGGCTTTTATTGTGCTGGTTGGTGTTATAATTATGGTTATTTAAGTACACCATTATTTGTAGCAAACTTAACTCTTGATCCGGATGGAAAATGGATACTTAGCAGTAATACCCAAATAAATTTTGAAAAACCTGTAAGATGA
- a CDS encoding type II toxin-antitoxin system HigB family toxin translates to MRVVAKKILREFWEKYSDSKEQLKTWYKETSKATWSNPSDIKAEYAKASILKNSRVVFNICGNKYRLIVEINYKRQWVFIRFIGTHNDYDMINAEKI, encoded by the coding sequence ATGAGAGTTGTTGCGAAAAAGATACTTAGAGAATTTTGGGAAAAGTATAGCGATTCTAAAGAACAATTAAAAACATGGTATAAGGAAACCTCAAAAGCTACTTGGAGTAATCCGTCAGATATAAAAGCTGAGTATGCGAAAGCAAGTATCTTAAAAAACAGTAGAGTTGTATTTAATATTTGTGGTAATAAATATAGATTGATTGTTGAAATAAATTACAAAAGACAATGGGTTTTTATTCGATTTATTGGAACTCATAATGATTACGACATGATTAACGCAGAAAAAATATAG
- a CDS encoding transcriptional regulator: MYIKVLKTEDDYNQALKRLEKIFHAPADSKEGDEAELLSVLIEKYEEEHYPIEAPDPIEAIKFRMEQMEMTKTELAQVIGYKSRVSEIFSRKRKLTLKMIRNLHDKLKIPYESLIADY, from the coding sequence ATGTATATAAAAGTTCTAAAAACGGAAGATGATTATAACCAAGCCTTAAAAAGACTTGAAAAAATTTTTCATGCACCTGCCGATTCAAAAGAAGGTGATGAAGCTGAATTGTTATCTGTATTAATTGAGAAATACGAAGAAGAACATTATCCAATTGAAGCACCTGACCCAATTGAAGCAATTAAATTTAGAATGGAGCAAATGGAAATGACAAAAACGGAATTAGCTCAAGTGATTGGATACAAAAGTAGAGTTTCAGAGATTTTCAGCCGAAAAAGAAAATTGACTTTAAAAATGATACGAAATTTGCACGACAAATTGAAAATACCTTATGAATCTTTAATTGCTGACTATTGA